Below is a genomic region from Helianthus annuus cultivar XRQ/B chromosome 2, HanXRQr2.0-SUNRISE, whole genome shotgun sequence.
TAGCAGCACAGCTACCAGGAAGGACTGACAATGACATCGAGAATTACTGGAACACCAAACTGAAGAAGAAGATTTTAACTTATTTTCAAGAAAAAACATCTTTTTTTCCATCTATACCCTTTCAACAACGACCACCATCAAATGATCATCTTACATCTCACCAGTTCTTGAACATTTTGTCCGACACCTCTTATAACAACGAGCATGTGCCGCCTTCTCTGGGATTGATGGCAATGGCACGACTCCCGCTTTCAGATACGCTCAACGACATCTCTTACAACAACGAGCAAGCGAACTATGTGGGATCAGTGGCGTACCAGCAGCAACGTGAGGACGTTGACCATCTACGTGAGGACGTTGGCTGGCTGAAGCATGTGATGGGTTGGGTAGCCGAGGAGTTGCAGGAGCGACGACAACGTGATGGGTTACTTCCACGACCCTACATTCCGCCTGCAGCATGGCATCAGAAttatcagcagcagcaacagcagcatcAGCATCAGCAGGATGATCCGTCGCCATAGTATTTTATCTTCTTCGATGTATTTAGTACTTAGTTATATTATATCTTTTGTTATGTATGTAAACACTTATGTTGTATGTATCAAACTTAGACAAATATATCATATTAAGCCGTATTGAAACAATATAGTATTTTAATTTAACTTAAACGGTATAGTATGAAAACGGTGTAATATATTCAAACTATACCCGGGTATTTCAAAATAATTAACGTTATAATAATTTAAAACTGCtataatattttaatttaaacCGTATAGTATGGAAACACCATAGAATATATTTGAACCGTACCCgagtaatttaataaaattaatgGTATAAAAATCTTGAACAGTATAATATTCGAATCGCGCCGAGACTTGgtataataatttaatttaaacggtaCAGTATGGAAACGGTATGATATATTCTAACCGTACACAAGTATATATTTAAATGTTTATAGCATTCGAACCGCACTAGACATGTTATAATAATTTAAActaaacgataacaatataatatattcgaaccgtatatatatttttcaaaaaaatttaacGGTATGTAATATTAATGGTATAGCATTAACGATTATATATTTTAAGCGATATATCCTTGGAACCGGGTATGTATTTATACCACAGATACATCAAAATAACCAAATAAAATGCTGATgggttatatacgctgcgtacGCAGGGTATATAAACCCTGGTTGTTTGTGCCAATGATTGCTAGGCAGGTCCTGAAATCTATGCCACTTATACACtacgtataggtctatacgcagcgtatacgtGTAACCCTACACACTGCGTATATAGCTATATGCAACATATATAAACCCAAAATGTGCAGATAGTCGCAAGAAGTGTGCCAATAGTATGAGCCCTTAAAAAAATACCCATTTCATTCTGAATCCGTATCTTGATTACAACTTGATAAAGATATTATCGTTGTATATTTATAACCCTAAACCATAGTGACTTTTGATGAATCGACGCGACAACTCATAATTAGTTTCTAGGTTTGTCTTTTGACACATACACCCTTGACTATACATAATTACATAATAAACAGTTAAACACTACATACTACTTTAACCTATTTACACGAATGACCTATTAACTTTTACCCACATGGATTAAGAAATTATACCTAATTAAATATGTTACGGTGACCAGATACCAGAAGTTCACACTAGAAAGACACCAGCGCCAACTATGAAGAGGCAGAGGGGCTTATACAAGAGAAGGTACTTGACATGTGCATTTGTAATTAATTTGTTTGCTTCAACACAACACAAGATATTTTGTTTATTGATTTAAGGTTTTGCAGAAAGAAGTTAATGAGAGTAACTAAGATTACTTCCATCATCACTGACGATGGTTATGCATGGGGGAAATATGGACAGAAGGATATTCTCGATTCTAAGTTCCGAAGGTCAGATGTATGTTTTGTTTTTAactatataatattatataacaaatataacactatacatctgtCATAGACATGCTGTCaaacaacctatagtgttatatttgttatacaatgatatatagtgttacatagtgttatatggtattatatggtgttacatattgttatacggtgtttatatggtgttatatagtattatatatagtgttataatacacttctcacactttgaaaactttttacaggatcctctacctatatatatatatatatatatatatatatatatatatatatatatatatatatatatatatatatatatatatatatatatatatatatatatatatagggagaagatcatgcgagaaccacctcttattgcgagaaccgcgagaaccaatgtgaacacaaccaaaaatacctaaaaatagctaaaaatagctaaaaatcacacaattttttttaatattttttatataaaaatcgctacttttcgaagcaaaaaaaaaaaataaataaaaaaaaacttttttttggccaccaaaagtagcgatttgagcataaaaatattaaaaaaaatctaatttttttttatttttttagatttttttaagattttttaaagttttttggggtttagtttttagcattttagcttttttgggggggggggggggttaggtttttggggggtggggggtgggggttaggtttttttagggttttttttaggtttttttttagctattttaggttgtgttcacattggttctcgcggttctcgcaataaatggagttctcgcatgagcccctccatatatatatatatatatatatatatatatatatatatatatatatatatatatatatatatatatatatacatacatatatagggTAAGTTTAtgtgagaaccacctttattgcgagaaccaatgtgaacacaaccaaaaatacctaaaacaaacctaacacccccctcccaaaaaaaaaaaaaaaaaaaaaaaaaaaaaaaaaacctaaccccccccctccttcctccaaaaaaaaaaacctaatcccCCCCCTCCTTcctcaaaaaaaaaacctaatccccccccccccccccacaaaaaaaaaaatatataaaaaccttaaccccctccccaccccccaaaaacctaaccccccccccccccaagctaaaatgctaaaaactaaactccaaaaaacctaaaaaaaaaaaatacacaatttttttttaatattttttacattaaattttttttggctactaaaagtagcgattctttaataaaaaatattttttgtgttttttttagctatttttaggtattttaggttgtgttcacattggttctcgcggttctcgcaataaagggtggttcctaacggatccttctcctatatatatagggtggggttctagagtgaacactcgTGTATTTATGAACTAaatgaacaaatcctggccattgatttatatcagtctctttcttctttgaaactacaagaactgtcacaagTATATGGCGTTTTGGCTTTGGTGTGAtttattgtttgtttgttgttgaaGTTCctttttgtggatgttggagacatagatcgatggcgtgtgagtgggtttttcgTTTTGTCTTCATCTTTATCTTCATCCCACTCTTCAGCGTCATCGTTTTCTTCTTCTtatccaagccttcttcaagaacaaagaagacaaaatgacatatgactgccatcagtctctttttcttgaagttttgtccatctcattcagcaaaatcttATTGAGTTACCGCCCTCAGCTAACAATCCATT
It encodes:
- the LOC110939921 gene encoding transcription factor MYB36, which codes for MDGPNIRHGEFSEEEDKIICSLYASIGSRWSLIAAQLPGRTDNDIENYWNTKLKKKILTYFQEKTSFFPSIPFQQRPPSNDHLTSHQFLNILSDTSYNNEHVPPSLGLMAMARLPLSDTLNDISYNNEQANYVGSVAYQQQREDVDHLREDVGWLKHVMGWVAEELQERRQRDGLLPRPYIPPAAWHQNYQQQQQQHQHQQDDPSP